The following proteins are co-located in the Ensifer sp. WSM1721 genome:
- a CDS encoding alpha/beta hydrolase — MKHRSTVHPSFGHPAGRGFGALAVVVLVTSLLAACASRPTGVLQPVAASPAASQVEMLVATTRDRSENPGEMFSGERALEPAFADITVSVPPTGVRKAGEVAWPRRLPPNPSTDFATVKAEQVDRAAAERWLSNAVRKSPDRSVLVFIHGFNNHFEDAVFRFAQIVHDSGAHSTPVLATWPSRGSLLAYGYDRESTNYTRNAVERLFQYLARDPEVKEVSILAHSMGNWLALESLRQMAIRNDGLPAKFKNVMLAAPDVDVDVFRSQIADMGKQRPRFTLFVSRDDRALAVSRRVWGNVSRLGAIDPEQSPYREELAANNITVIDLTKIQAGDRLHHSKFAESPEIVQLIGTRLSAGQTLTDSRLGLGDHIVAATAGAAHAVGTTAGLVVAAPAAIVDQNTRQNYAHHVEALVGPAGQAAGTTTDAACNGRNEVKAASCTR, encoded by the coding sequence ATGAAGCACAGGTCCACCGTCCACCCCTCCTTCGGTCATCCTGCGGGACGCGGTTTTGGCGCGCTGGCGGTCGTTGTTCTCGTCACGTCCCTGTTGGCAGCTTGCGCCAGCCGCCCGACGGGCGTGCTTCAACCGGTAGCGGCCTCACCGGCCGCCAGCCAGGTCGAGATGCTGGTTGCGACCACGCGGGATCGATCGGAAAATCCCGGCGAGATGTTCAGCGGCGAGCGTGCGCTGGAGCCCGCCTTCGCCGACATCACCGTATCGGTCCCACCTACAGGTGTGAGAAAGGCCGGCGAAGTCGCCTGGCCGCGCAGGCTTCCGCCCAATCCGTCAACGGATTTCGCAACGGTCAAGGCTGAGCAGGTCGATCGGGCTGCGGCCGAGCGGTGGCTGAGCAATGCCGTGCGCAAGAGCCCGGACCGCAGCGTCCTCGTCTTCATCCACGGCTTCAACAATCATTTCGAGGATGCCGTCTTCCGCTTCGCCCAGATTGTCCACGACTCGGGCGCGCACAGCACCCCGGTACTGGCGACATGGCCGTCGCGCGGCAGCCTGCTTGCCTATGGCTATGATCGGGAGAGCACGAACTATACGCGCAATGCGGTCGAAAGGCTGTTCCAGTATCTGGCGCGCGACCCGGAGGTGAAGGAGGTTTCGATCCTCGCGCATTCGATGGGCAACTGGCTGGCGCTCGAATCCTTGCGCCAGATGGCCATCCGCAACGACGGGCTGCCGGCCAAGTTCAAGAATGTCATGCTGGCGGCGCCCGATGTCGATGTGGACGTCTTTCGGTCGCAGATCGCCGACATGGGAAAGCAACGCCCGCGCTTCACGCTTTTCGTCTCGCGCGACGATCGCGCGCTGGCGGTGTCGCGACGCGTCTGGGGCAATGTCTCGCGGCTCGGCGCGATCGATCCGGAGCAGTCTCCCTATAGGGAAGAACTGGCGGCGAACAACATCACGGTCATCGACCTCACCAAGATCCAGGCGGGCGACAGGCTGCACCACAGCAAATTCGCGGAATCGCCCGAGATCGTCCAACTGATCGGTACACGCCTGTCGGCCGGTCAGACTTTGACCGACAGCCGTCTGGGGCTTGGCGATCACATCGTGGCGGCGACCGCCGGCGCCGCGCATGCGGTCGGGACCACAGCGGGTCTGGTCGTTGCCGCTCCGGCGGCAATCGTCGACCAGAATACCAGGCAAAACTACGCCCACCATGTCGAGGCGCTTGTCGGGCCTGCGGGTCAGGCAGCGGGAACCACAACCGACGCCGCGTGCAACGGCAGAAATGAGGTCAAGGCCGCAAGTTGCACTCGGTAA
- a CDS encoding DUF2092 domain-containing protein, which produces MNNSRSNGPPSTARPKRARLASLTFLVALAVSSPALAEGEDAKQILKAMSDYVTSQQHIQLQYDVDIEVITPHLEKLQFASSGDLKLSRPDKLRATRTGGYTDVELVFDGKTATVLGKDSNTFAQLDARGSIDQMIDRLRTEHYIELPGADLLLSNLYDELVAGVIEAKYIGHGVVDGVECEHLAFRNQETDWQLWVERGSAPIPRKYVITSKTLAAAPQYTLRIKAWDAETPLDAKAFTFEPPAGATSVDVTALADIGELPPPAEAMKEQ; this is translated from the coding sequence ATGAACAACTCGCGATCGAATGGCCCACCATCGACTGCCCGGCCGAAGAGGGCGCGGCTGGCATCATTGACATTCCTCGTCGCTCTTGCGGTCTCATCCCCTGCACTGGCCGAGGGCGAGGACGCAAAACAAATTTTGAAGGCGATGTCGGACTACGTCACCAGCCAACAGCACATCCAGTTGCAGTATGACGTCGATATCGAGGTGATCACGCCGCACCTGGAAAAGCTTCAGTTCGCCTCCTCGGGCGATCTGAAACTGAGCCGACCCGACAAACTGCGGGCGACACGGACCGGGGGGTATACGGACGTCGAACTTGTTTTCGACGGAAAGACCGCGACCGTGCTCGGCAAGGACAGCAATACCTTCGCACAACTCGATGCAAGAGGGTCGATCGACCAGATGATCGATCGGCTGAGAACCGAACACTATATTGAATTGCCGGGAGCGGACCTGCTTCTATCCAACCTCTATGACGAACTCGTCGCCGGTGTGATCGAGGCCAAATATATCGGCCACGGTGTAGTGGATGGCGTCGAGTGCGAGCATCTTGCCTTCCGCAATCAGGAGACGGACTGGCAGCTCTGGGTGGAGCGCGGAAGCGCGCCCATCCCGCGGAAGTACGTCATCACCAGCAAGACCCTCGCCGCGGCGCCTCAATATACCTTACGGATCAAGGCATGGGATGCGGAGACGCCGCTCGACGCAAAGGCATTCACCTTTGAACCACCTGCAGGCGCAACGTCTGTCGACGTCACGGCACTGGCCGATATCGGCGAACTGCCGCCCCCGGCAGAAGCGATGAAGGAGCAATGA
- a CDS encoding integral membrane protein, with protein sequence MVQTRSVEIDQAATPPLPESEIRAQLQRIQTSPEFDVPERARRFLSYVVEEAFAGRGDRIKAYSIAVEVFGRDSSFDAQSDPVVRIEAGRIRRALERYYLIAGQSDPIRITMPKGAYVPAFSRNDRGPFPEGNAQGKTEEHSEHRVGRWKPILLAAGILILVFSVLYSFLRTDELADAPMNSADIVRAVPDVPRLIVLPFEDLSRTGSSDIVARGLTDKVIEQISKFKEIVVIAGHPPETSGQTPSSGDAMAARYALSGGVRLDGDKLRLATRLVKRDDGSVLWAESYSESLQVRSLLDLETNVARAVATALAHPYGVIFRADASKAANMPPDDWEAYQCTLAYYGYRADLNPQTHAAVQGCLKRAVERFPGYATAWALLSLTYIDQLRFRYRLDAPSPPPLDLAIGAARRAVELDPQNVRGLQAEMLAFFFRGDVETALKIGSRALATNPNDPELSAEYGIRLALSGEWKRGCALVAEAVGRNPGPLGYFETSLALCSYMQEDYVAAEQWIRAADVQINPLYHFIVAAILGQLEKTEEVARERQWIEANAMGLLKNIRREVAMRIHRPEDQAHFLDGLEKAGLTVR encoded by the coding sequence ATGGTCCAGACCCGTTCAGTCGAAATCGACCAGGCGGCGACACCGCCGCTGCCGGAGTCCGAAATACGCGCGCAATTGCAGCGGATTCAGACGAGTCCGGAATTCGACGTGCCGGAACGGGCGCGCAGGTTTCTCTCCTATGTCGTGGAGGAAGCCTTCGCCGGGCGAGGGGATCGAATAAAGGCCTATTCGATCGCGGTGGAGGTCTTTGGCCGTGACTCGTCGTTCGATGCGCAGAGCGATCCCGTCGTTCGAATAGAAGCCGGACGCATCAGGAGAGCGCTTGAACGTTACTACCTGATTGCGGGCCAGAGCGACCCGATCCGCATCACCATGCCGAAGGGAGCGTATGTTCCTGCTTTCAGTCGGAATGATCGCGGCCCGTTCCCGGAAGGAAACGCGCAGGGCAAAACAGAAGAGCATAGCGAGCATCGGGTAGGGCGTTGGAAACCGATCCTTCTCGCCGCCGGCATCCTCATTCTCGTATTCAGTGTACTGTACAGCTTCTTGAGAACCGACGAGTTGGCCGACGCCCCCATGAACTCGGCAGACATCGTGCGGGCGGTGCCGGATGTGCCGCGACTGATTGTGCTGCCGTTCGAGGATCTGTCGCGGACCGGTAGTTCGGACATCGTCGCGAGAGGTTTGACCGACAAGGTCATCGAACAGATCTCCAAGTTCAAGGAGATCGTCGTGATTGCCGGCCACCCACCCGAGACATCGGGGCAAACGCCCTCGAGCGGCGACGCCATGGCGGCGCGCTATGCCCTCTCGGGTGGCGTGCGGCTCGACGGTGACAAGCTTCGCCTTGCAACCCGCCTCGTCAAACGCGACGACGGTTCGGTCTTGTGGGCCGAAAGTTATAGCGAGAGCCTTCAGGTTCGCAGCCTCCTTGACCTCGAAACCAATGTGGCGCGCGCGGTGGCCACGGCCCTGGCTCATCCCTATGGGGTCATTTTCCGAGCGGATGCATCGAAGGCGGCCAACATGCCGCCGGACGACTGGGAAGCCTATCAATGCACCTTGGCCTATTATGGCTATCGTGCCGATCTCAATCCGCAGACTCATGCTGCGGTTCAGGGCTGCCTCAAGCGGGCAGTCGAAAGATTTCCCGGTTATGCGACCGCTTGGGCGCTGCTTTCGCTCACCTACATCGACCAGTTGCGGTTCCGCTACCGCCTCGACGCTCCCTCTCCCCCGCCGCTCGACCTTGCCATCGGTGCGGCCAGACGCGCCGTCGAACTCGATCCGCAGAACGTGCGCGGGCTCCAGGCCGAGATGCTCGCCTTCTTCTTCCGCGGTGACGTCGAGACTGCATTGAAGATCGGCTCGCGCGCGCTGGCAACGAATCCGAACGATCCCGAGCTCAGTGCGGAATATGGGATTCGGCTTGCTCTTTCAGGCGAATGGAAGCGCGGCTGTGCGCTCGTCGCGGAAGCTGTCGGCAGAAATCCGGGTCCGCTCGGCTATTTCGAGACCTCGCTCGCCCTCTGCTCCTACATGCAGGAGGACTATGTCGCCGCAGAGCAATGGATCCGGGCGGCCGACGTGCAGATCAATCCGCTCTATCATTTCATCGTCGCGGCCATTCTCGGACAACTTGAAAAGACGGAGGAGGTGGCCCGGGAGCGTCAATGGATCGAGGCCAATGCGATGGGCCTTCTCAAGAATATCCGCCGCGAGGTGGCGATGCGCATCCATCGGCCCGAGGACCAGGCCCACTTCCTGGACGGGTTGGAAAAGGCAGGCCTGACTGTCCGCTAA
- a CDS encoding DUF1254 domain-containing protein, which produces MCITRRDLTAAGLGALAAGSLGTPAMAGEALVADLPEGLDEFALAVEAYIYAYPLVTMEMTRRVITNVAEAKGSRGPMGHLIKLRQYPDAKFRDVTAPNADTLYTTAFFDVGDEPWVVSLPDMKDRYALFPMLDGWTTVFDVPGKRTTGTGAQTFVVTGPGWEGTLPEGVIQYKSPTSIVWLLGRIYCTGTPEDYAEVHTLQDEVKLSPLSAWGKDWTPPKGKVDPAIDMKTAVREQVNNMDAIEYFTLFAELLKRNPPTDADVPMVAKLAELGIVPGQDFDKTKFDPAFVKRVPQLGFARIMMHFKFSDGDVKEIDGWGFTTKTGIYGTNYIQRALVTAIGLGANRPQDAIYPTSLKSDSGVIKRAYNGSEKYVLTFKKGLTPPVSGFWSLTMYDADYFFVDNPLNRYSISAREPLKANPDGSIDLLIQHDSPGADKESNWLPAPKEKFILMMRLYWPNESNPSIIDGSWTIPPVKKVS; this is translated from the coding sequence ATGTGTATTACGCGTCGTGACTTGACGGCGGCCGGTCTTGGGGCGCTTGCGGCTGGGTCTCTTGGTACGCCGGCGATGGCCGGAGAAGCGTTGGTAGCAGATTTGCCGGAAGGACTCGATGAGTTCGCGCTGGCTGTCGAGGCCTATATTTATGCATATCCTCTGGTGACAATGGAAATGACCAGGCGCGTGATTACCAATGTCGCCGAGGCGAAGGGAAGCCGGGGCCCTATGGGGCATCTGATCAAGTTGCGCCAGTATCCGGACGCCAAGTTCCGGGACGTGACGGCGCCCAATGCCGATACCCTCTATACCACCGCGTTCTTTGACGTGGGGGATGAGCCTTGGGTGGTCAGCCTGCCGGATATGAAAGACCGCTATGCCCTGTTTCCGATGCTGGATGGCTGGACGACAGTGTTCGACGTTCCCGGAAAACGCACCACGGGCACGGGCGCACAGACGTTCGTGGTTACCGGCCCAGGTTGGGAGGGGACGCTCCCGGAGGGTGTGATCCAATATAAGTCTCCGACGAGCATCGTTTGGCTGCTTGGACGCATTTACTGCACAGGCACCCCGGAGGACTACGCCGAAGTTCATACGCTGCAGGATGAAGTGAAGCTCTCCCCCTTAAGCGCATGGGGGAAGGACTGGACTCCACCCAAGGGCAAGGTCGATCCGGCGATCGACATGAAGACTGCCGTTCGCGAGCAAGTCAACAACATGGACGCCATCGAGTACTTCACCCTCTTCGCCGAGCTCCTGAAAAGAAATCCACCGACCGATGCGGATGTGCCCATGGTCGCCAAGCTCGCCGAACTTGGTATCGTTCCTGGCCAGGACTTCGACAAGACCAAGTTCGATCCGGCGTTCGTGAAGCGCGTGCCGCAGCTCGGTTTCGCACGCATCATGATGCATTTCAAATTCAGCGACGGCGACGTGAAGGAAATTGATGGCTGGGGCTTCACGACGAAGACCGGTATCTACGGCACCAACTATATCCAGCGTGCCCTTGTTACCGCGATCGGTCTCGGAGCAAACCGACCCCAGGATGCGATCTACCCGACCTCGCTGAAGTCCGACAGCGGTGTGATCAAGCGGGCATATAACGGGTCCGAGAAATACGTCCTGACGTTCAAGAAAGGGCTTACGCCGCCCGTTTCGGGTTTCTGGTCATTGACCATGTATGATGCGGACTACTTCTTTGTCGATAATCCGCTCAATCGTTACTCGATCAGCGCACGGGAGCCACTCAAGGCAAATCCGGACGGCTCGATCGACCTGTTGATCCAGCACGACTCACCGGGAGCGGACAAGGAATCGAATTGGCTGCCGGCGCCCAAGGAAAAATTCATCCTGATGATGCGCCTCTACTGGCCCAACGAGAGCAATCCCTCGATCATTGATGGTTCTTGGACGATACCGCCTGTGAAAAAGGTGAGTTGA
- a CDS encoding peptidyl-prolyl cis-trans isomerase, translated as MKLLREPLFHFAIGGLALFAAYAWLNDDTAASDRPEIRISDGHLRWVSETWSSQWRRTPSNDELRGLVAELVKEELLAREARALGLDQDDTVIRRRLAQKLTFLIEDAARIAEPKEDDLRQFYDAHPDMFRQEARVSFDHVFFSGSKRPDAAADARRVLAASDGPDETALIDQGDQWLAAARLEAGKESDIAAQFGPAFARAVVTLPAGEWMGPIESAYGQHLVRVSEVVPAAVRPFAEVKAEVLAQWRDEQRRNFERRYFAELLKKYEIVAEPSAEPLISSWAQTMVGVR; from the coding sequence ATGAAGCTGCTGAGGGAACCTCTCTTCCATTTCGCCATCGGGGGCCTTGCCCTCTTTGCCGCCTACGCCTGGCTGAACGACGACACTGCGGCAAGCGACCGGCCGGAGATCAGGATCAGTGACGGACATCTGCGTTGGGTCTCCGAGACCTGGTCCAGTCAATGGCGCCGCACGCCCTCCAACGACGAACTGCGCGGTCTCGTCGCCGAGTTGGTAAAGGAAGAGTTGCTGGCGCGAGAAGCCCGCGCCCTGGGCCTCGACCAGGACGATACGGTCATTCGGCGCAGACTGGCACAAAAGCTAACCTTCCTGATCGAGGACGCCGCACGCATCGCCGAACCGAAGGAAGACGATCTGCGCCAGTTCTACGATGCCCATCCCGACATGTTCCGCCAGGAAGCGCGTGTGTCTTTCGATCACGTCTTCTTCAGCGGCTCGAAACGGCCCGACGCGGCAGCCGACGCGCGCCGCGTGCTCGCCGCATCGGACGGCCCCGACGAAACGGCACTCATCGATCAAGGGGATCAGTGGCTTGCTGCCGCGCGATTGGAGGCCGGCAAGGAAAGCGACATCGCCGCACAGTTCGGCCCTGCCTTCGCCCGCGCGGTCGTCACGCTGCCGGCGGGCGAATGGATGGGCCCGATCGAATCCGCCTACGGGCAGCATCTCGTTCGCGTATCCGAAGTGGTTCCCGCAGCGGTGAGGCCCTTCGCCGAAGTGAAAGCCGAAGTGCTTGCGCAATGGCGTGACGAGCAGCGGCGCAATTTCGAGCGGCGCTACTTCGCGGAGTTGCTGAAGAAATACGAGATCGTGGCAGAGCCGAGCGCCGAGCCACTTATCAGCAGCTGGGCACAGACAATGGTGGGTGTCCGATGA
- a CDS encoding HupE/UreJ family protein, with product MRRLSVICCAALVVGWLMPLLTAAAAFAHEVRPAYLELREQAPGEFAVMWKVPMRGEMRLALRPVFSGDSKASLPTVHIVPGAAIETWALNTPALRGQMLTIAGLEATMTDVLAHIEYLDGSAWTQRLTPSEPSTTIPVAESAMKVAGVYLVLGIEHILFGIDHLLFVFALLMLAHGIRPLVKTITAFTIAHSITLALATLGLVHVPQTPVEAVIALSIVFVAAEIIRRDQGYHGIAAQAPWFVAFGFGLLHGFGFAGALSETGLPTTHIPLALLFFNLGVEIGQLLFVAAVLALAAVARRVPLPLPTWGQRVPAYAIGSVAMFWTMQRLAMF from the coding sequence ATGAGGCGACTTTCCGTCATCTGCTGCGCTGCCCTTGTCGTTGGCTGGCTTATGCCCTTGCTCACCGCCGCCGCAGCCTTCGCGCACGAGGTCCGGCCGGCCTATCTCGAATTGCGCGAACAGGCGCCGGGCGAGTTCGCCGTGATGTGGAAGGTACCGATGCGCGGCGAGATGAGGCTGGCCCTCAGGCCCGTATTTTCCGGTGATAGCAAAGCGTCGCTGCCCACAGTCCACATCGTTCCAGGCGCGGCGATCGAGACCTGGGCGTTAAACACCCCTGCCCTACGCGGGCAGATGCTGACGATCGCTGGCCTCGAGGCAACGATGACCGACGTGCTGGCGCACATAGAGTACCTGGATGGCAGCGCATGGACGCAGCGTCTGACCCCAAGCGAGCCGTCGACAACGATTCCGGTAGCCGAGTCCGCCATGAAAGTCGCCGGGGTCTACCTGGTGCTCGGGATCGAGCACATCCTGTTCGGCATTGACCACCTGCTCTTCGTGTTCGCGCTTCTCATGTTGGCACATGGCATTAGGCCGCTGGTGAAGACGATCACCGCCTTCACCATTGCCCATTCCATCACGCTCGCGCTCGCGACACTCGGGCTTGTGCATGTGCCACAGACACCCGTGGAGGCGGTGATCGCGCTTTCCATCGTTTTCGTTGCCGCCGAAATCATACGTCGGGACCAAGGATACCATGGCATAGCGGCGCAGGCGCCGTGGTTCGTCGCCTTCGGTTTCGGTCTGCTGCACGGCTTCGGTTTTGCCGGCGCGCTCAGCGAAACCGGCCTGCCTACGACCCACATTCCGCTTGCGCTTCTTTTCTTCAATCTCGGTGTGGAGATCGGTCAGCTTCTCTTCGTGGCCGCGGTGCTGGCGCTTGCAGCCGTTGCACGTCGTGTCCCCCTGCCGCTTCCAACTTGGGGCCAACGCGTTCCGGCCTATGCGATCGGTTCGGTTGCGATGTTCTGGACGATGCAACGACTGGCGATGTTTTAG